One Thalassotalea atypica DNA window includes the following coding sequences:
- the vgrG gene encoding type VI secretion system tip protein VgrG, whose protein sequence is MADSPALNSSGVIKCTIFSEGNSLNQNYRLISIVIEKRINKIARAELVFSDGDMPNKKFPLSDAEEVSPGKKITIKVGYGNSEDQIFEGIVIRHGLHIDESTSILKIHCFDEALAMTVGRKNANFIDLKNSDIISQILNQYNQITNEVTESTTKFAELVQYNASDWDFMVARAESSGLLVAVEDGKVSVFNPKTQGDALLTVTYGEDLIEFEADINAQQLYKEVKSIGWNLDNLATQEEAISSLALNKQGNLTESTLAEILKLDSYRLQTTVPLEQSALKEWATGQQQKSSLSKICGRMTFQGSAKAKLAGVIEIKGVGKRFSGNVFISGVRHEVVNGNWITEVQFGLDAKFYTDENNVHSSKAAGLTPGVEGLMTGIVEQLDEDPQGQNRIKVVVPVLQAETQGVWARLVQYYGSSGFGNFFIPEIGDEVVLGYFNNDPSNPVVLGSLYSSKHTPPYDLTADNFIKALVTRSGHKVEFDDDKKIITIVTPSENSIVLSDDDKSITLADQNSNTVTLNTSGIALDSPKDISIKAKGTINIDAVGKISVSSKADIAQSGLNISNTANVGFTAKGNATAELSASGQTTVKGAIVMIN, encoded by the coding sequence ATGGCCGACTCTCCAGCACTTAACTCTAGCGGTGTGATCAAATGCACCATTTTTAGCGAAGGAAATTCGTTAAACCAAAACTATCGGTTGATATCCATTGTTATCGAAAAGAGGATTAATAAGATTGCCAGAGCTGAATTAGTGTTTAGCGACGGTGATATGCCCAACAAAAAATTTCCGTTAAGTGATGCTGAAGAAGTTAGTCCAGGAAAAAAAATCACTATCAAAGTGGGCTATGGTAATTCTGAAGATCAGATTTTTGAAGGTATCGTGATAAGACACGGTTTGCATATAGATGAAAGCACATCAATATTGAAAATACATTGTTTCGACGAGGCGTTGGCAATGACTGTTGGCCGCAAAAACGCCAATTTTATCGATTTGAAAAACAGTGACATTATTTCTCAAATCCTCAATCAATATAACCAAATTACTAATGAAGTGACTGAAAGCACCACTAAATTTGCTGAGCTAGTTCAATACAATGCTAGTGATTGGGATTTTATGGTGGCAAGGGCAGAATCAAGCGGTTTATTGGTGGCTGTAGAAGACGGTAAAGTGTCAGTTTTTAACCCAAAAACACAAGGTGATGCTCTGTTAACGGTTACATACGGAGAAGACTTGATCGAATTTGAAGCCGATATTAACGCCCAGCAATTATATAAAGAGGTTAAATCGATTGGTTGGAATTTAGATAATTTAGCAACACAAGAAGAAGCAATCTCTTCTTTAGCTCTCAACAAACAAGGGAACCTAACTGAATCAACGCTCGCTGAGATATTAAAACTTGATTCATATAGGTTACAAACTACTGTGCCATTAGAGCAATCTGCACTTAAAGAATGGGCGACCGGACAGCAACAAAAATCCAGTCTCTCTAAAATATGTGGTCGTATGACATTTCAAGGAAGTGCAAAGGCGAAACTTGCTGGTGTTATTGAAATAAAGGGTGTCGGTAAACGATTTAGTGGCAATGTATTTATCAGTGGTGTGCGTCATGAAGTGGTCAATGGCAATTGGATTACCGAAGTCCAGTTTGGCTTAGATGCAAAATTTTATACCGATGAGAATAATGTTCATAGCTCAAAAGCTGCTGGCCTAACACCAGGCGTTGAAGGGTTAATGACAGGAATAGTAGAACAGTTAGACGAAGATCCTCAAGGGCAAAATAGGATCAAAGTGGTGGTACCCGTTTTACAAGCTGAAACACAAGGAGTGTGGGCGAGGCTAGTTCAATACTACGGTTCGTCGGGGTTTGGTAATTTCTTTATTCCCGAAATTGGCGATGAAGTGGTGCTTGGCTATTTCAATAATGACCCTTCAAATCCTGTTGTTTTGGGGAGTTTATATAGCAGCAAACACACGCCACCTTACGATCTTACTGCTGATAACTTTATTAAGGCCTTAGTAACTAGAAGTGGTCATAAGGTGGAATTTGATGATGATAAAAAAATTATCACTATTGTCACACCGAGTGAAAACTCGATCGTTTTAAGTGATGACGATAAATCAATCACCTTAGCTGACCAAAATAGTAATACGGTGACATTAAATACCAGCGGTATTGCGTTAGACAGCCCCAAAGACATCTCAATCAAAGCCAAGGGGACTATTAATATTGATGCTGTAGGGAAAATCTCGGTTTCATCAAAGGCAGATATTGCGCAGTCAGGTTTAAATATAAGTAATACTGCCAACGTTGGTTTTACTGCAAAAGGTAATGCAACTGCCGAACTATCTGCATCGGGACAAACCACCGTAAAAGGTGCGATCGTCATGATTAACTAA
- a CDS encoding PAAR domain-containing protein, with amino-acid sequence MPPAARLTDLHACPMVTPGLPPIPHVGGPVIGPGVVTVLIGSIPAAVVGDSAICVGPPDTIIKGSATVMIGGKPAARVGDNTAHGGSIVIGLPTVIIGG; translated from the coding sequence ATGCCTCCAGCAGCAAGACTTACCGACTTACATGCCTGTCCTATGGTAACACCTGGCTTACCGCCGATCCCTCATGTGGGCGGTCCAGTTATAGGACCTGGTGTTGTCACTGTATTGATAGGAAGTATTCCCGCTGCTGTAGTTGGTGATAGTGCTATTTGTGTTGGCCCTCCTGACACCATTATAAAGGGCTCGGCGACTGTAATGATAGGTGGAAAACCTGCAGCCCGAGTAGGTGATAACACTGCCCATGGTGGCTCAATTGTTATTGGTTTACCGACTGTGATCATAGGAGGTTAA
- a CDS encoding peptidoglycan-binding protein, producing MSGISTGLKQKLTINECKLNDGQISIVQSNKFEVMLNPSNYSHKQSICYNKKKTLGQLGSENKFNALNSDNVNFSIMIDGTGVVNLPIPGIGSPDVKTQIRQLNSVVYKYDGNDHEPNQVRLLWGSFILFGRLESMTTDFTLFKPNGDPLRAKVNLAFVGFLSKEEEALKANRSSPDLSHLIEVKAGDTLPLLCYQVYKDCSYYREVARVNNLVDFRHLQPGTKLHFPPLR from the coding sequence GTGAGCGGTATTAGTACAGGGTTGAAACAAAAGTTAACCATTAATGAATGTAAGCTCAACGATGGTCAAATTTCTATTGTTCAAAGCAATAAATTTGAAGTGATGTTAAATCCGTCAAATTATTCGCATAAGCAGTCTATTTGCTACAATAAGAAGAAGACATTGGGGCAATTAGGCAGCGAAAATAAATTTAACGCACTTAATTCAGATAACGTTAACTTTTCCATTATGATTGATGGAACTGGAGTCGTAAATCTACCTATTCCAGGAATTGGCTCACCGGACGTTAAAACCCAAATTAGACAACTCAATAGTGTTGTTTATAAATATGACGGTAATGACCATGAACCGAATCAAGTTCGCTTACTATGGGGTAGCTTTATTTTATTTGGTCGCTTAGAGTCTATGACGACTGACTTTACCTTGTTTAAGCCCAATGGCGATCCTTTACGCGCCAAAGTGAATTTGGCGTTTGTTGGCTTTTTAAGTAAAGAAGAAGAGGCATTAAAAGCAAACCGTTCGTCCCCCGATTTATCGCATTTAATTGAAGTAAAAGCAGGCGATACACTACCGTTGCTTTGTTATCAAGTTTACAAAGATTGTAGCTATTATCGAGAAGTGGCCAGAGTAAACAACTTAGTTGATTTTCGCCACTTACAGCCTGGTACCAAACTCCACTTTCCGCCCTTGAGATAA
- a CDS encoding DUF5908 family protein yields MSLEIKQLVIKSEVKDKDNNEIAQVNGADISCELDEFKTELLNHCRKIVAEQLRKSKER; encoded by the coding sequence ATGAGTTTAGAAATAAAACAATTGGTTATTAAGTCTGAAGTTAAAGACAAAGATAATAATGAAATCGCACAAGTAAATGGTGCTGATATTAGTTGTGAATTGGATGAATTTAAAACAGAGCTACTAAATCATTGCCGTAAAATTGTAGCTGAACAACTACGAAAATCTAAGGAAAGGTAA
- a CDS encoding phage tail protein, protein MADDGSAQSTTVWPMPKFHFQVKWDSEVMSFQEVSGLDLEAQIIEYRSGDSKQFSTVKMPGIQKSGNVTMKKGVFKSDNKFWDWFSQIKMNTIKRVPVTISLLDETGAPTMVWTLANAWPTKITGTDLKSDGNEVAIESIEIAHEGLVIANG, encoded by the coding sequence ATGGCTGATGATGGAAGTGCACAATCAACAACAGTATGGCCAATGCCCAAATTTCACTTTCAAGTGAAGTGGGACTCGGAGGTCATGTCATTTCAAGAGGTTTCAGGCTTGGATCTTGAAGCTCAAATCATTGAGTATCGCTCAGGTGATAGCAAACAATTTTCTACAGTGAAAATGCCAGGCATACAAAAATCAGGCAATGTCACCATGAAAAAAGGGGTATTTAAATCAGACAACAAGTTTTGGGATTGGTTTAGTCAAATTAAGATGAACACCATTAAAAGAGTACCAGTCACTATTAGCTTGCTAGATGAAACGGGCGCACCAACAATGGTTTGGACTCTAGCAAATGCTTGGCCAACAAAAATAACAGGGACTGATCTTAAGTCCGACGGTAATGAAGTGGCGATCGAGTCGATAGAAATTGCACATGAAGGTTTAGTGATTGCTAATGGTTAG
- a CDS encoding phage tail protein, with protein MSLSVPSLLKSDEYPPPAFHFKVVFSATAGLSDTAFQEVSGISSEIDTEEYAEGGENRYLHNLPKAVKHPKLVLKRGIAKLSSPLVIWCKSVFEGDFMVPIVPMPILVFLVNEKGMPSRIWSFANAYPVNWEVETFNSTKNEVAIEKIELRYNYSNRML; from the coding sequence TTGTCTTTATCTGTCCCTTCATTATTGAAAAGTGATGAATATCCACCACCAGCATTTCACTTTAAGGTGGTTTTCTCTGCCACGGCTGGACTTTCTGATACGGCGTTTCAGGAAGTCTCTGGCATTAGTTCGGAAATAGATACCGAAGAATATGCAGAGGGCGGTGAAAACAGATATCTACACAATTTACCCAAAGCTGTTAAACACCCCAAATTGGTGCTTAAACGCGGTATTGCGAAGCTAAGTTCGCCTTTGGTGATTTGGTGTAAAAGTGTTTTTGAAGGTGATTTTATGGTGCCAATTGTACCCATGCCGATTCTCGTATTTTTGGTAAACGAGAAAGGCATGCCAAGCCGTATTTGGTCTTTTGCCAATGCGTATCCGGTCAATTGGGAAGTTGAAACATTTAATTCAACTAAAAATGAAGTAGCGATTGAGAAGATTGAACTTAGGTATAACTATTCAAATCGGATGCTTTAA
- a CDS encoding GPW/gp25 family protein, translating into MSESTTLFLGKGWSFPPTFSQQNKRVDIVSYEDDIYQSLIIILSTNPGERVMHPTFGCGLKLMVFDVITESTVTEIIDLVERAILFFETRITLNEVVVNIDDFYEGRIDILLDYTIRKINTRSNMVYPFYFSEGTDLPSS; encoded by the coding sequence ATGAGTGAGTCTACAACATTATTTTTAGGCAAGGGTTGGAGCTTTCCTCCTACGTTTAGTCAACAAAATAAACGTGTTGATATAGTTTCCTATGAAGACGACATTTATCAAAGCTTAATAATCATCCTTTCTACTAATCCTGGAGAAAGAGTAATGCATCCGACTTTTGGTTGCGGGCTAAAATTGATGGTGTTTGATGTTATAACGGAAAGTACTGTGACTGAAATCATCGATCTAGTGGAACGAGCGATTCTGTTTTTTGAAACACGTATAACGCTCAATGAAGTCGTTGTAAATATTGATGACTTTTATGAAGGGCGGATCGATATTTTATTGGACTATACGATCAGAAAAATCAATACCAGAAGTAACATGGTTTACCCATTTTACTTCTCTGAAGGCACGGACTTGCCATCATCATGA